From Fusobacterium varium:
ACATAGATTTTCTCTTGTAACAAGTGGAAGAGGCTTAAAAATTACTTCAGATGAATTATTAGAATTAGAAATTATTTACAAAATACTAAGAGAGAAAACGGATCTTATGCTGTGTGCTTCTCATGGGATATGCAACAAGGAAACTTTATTGAAATTGAAAGAAGCAGGAGTTACAACTTATCACCACAATTTAGAATCATCAAGAGAATTTTATCCAAATATATGTTCTACTCATACTTTTGAAGACAGAGTAAATACTATAAATGCAGCAAAGGAAGCTGGATTGAATGTATGCAGTGGAGGTATACTCGGATTGGGAGAAACACCAATAGACAGAGTTAAAATGGCTTTTGAACTTAAGCATCTGGGAGTATACTCTGTTCCAATAAATATACTTACTCCTATACCAGGAACACCATTGGAAGATATGCCAGGAGTAGAGCCAATGGAGCTTGTAAAGACAATGGCTGTATATCGTTTTATACTTCCTAAAGTATACCTTAGATATGCTGGTGGAAGAGTAAAATTAGGGGAATTACAAAAATTGGGTATAAAAGCGGGGATAAATGCAGCATTGACAGGAAATTTTTTGACAACAACAGGAAATACTATAGAAAGTGATAAAAAGATGATTAAGGGGGAAGGGTATGAGTTTGAATAAGGGTTATTTTATAATAGGTACAGATACAGGAATTGGGAAGACCTATGTGAGTACCCTTCTTTATCAAGGCGTAAAAAAAATAAATGGAGGTTATTATAAGCCAGTTCAAAGTGGAGCTTTTGAAATGCTAGGAAAATTAGTATCTCCAGATGTAGAATTTTTATGTGAATATAATAAAATTCCATATGATGTTGATATGACAACATATCTGCTGAGAGCTGAGGTATCTCCGCATTTGGCAGCTGAAATAGATAAAACAGAAGTAAAACCTGAAAAAATAAAAAAGCATTGGGAAAAATTAACTAAAAAATATGATACTTTAATAGTGGAAGGAGCAGGTGGATTATTTGTTCCTATTATCAGAGGAAAGTATTATATGTATGATTTAGTAAAAATGCTGGATATACCAGTAATAGTGGTTACTGGAAATAGAGTAGGAAGTATAAATCATACAATGCTCACAGTAAATGCACTGCAGAATATGGGAATAAAAATACAAGGATTTATATTTAATTCTATTGAAAGATCATATGACAGAACAGGATATGAAAAAGATAATAGAAATGTTATAATGCAGATGAGCGGAATAGAAAATCATTTGCTGTTAAAATATGGTCAAGATGCAATAGATAAAATAGATCTTTTAAAGTTTTTAGAAGGAGATGCAAAGTAATATGAATAAACTAAGTGAACTGCAAGAGAAGGATTTAAAATACATATTTCATCCATGTTCACAAATGAAAGATTATGAAGAACTTCCTCCCATGGTAATAACCAAAGCTGAAGGAATATACTTAGAAGATGAATTTGGAAATAGGTATATGGATTGTGTGTCAAGTTGGTGGGTAAATCTTTTTGGACACTGTAATCAAAGAATAAATAAAGTTATAACTGAACAGATAAATAAATTGGAACATGTTATTTTTGTAAATTTTTCACATGAAGCAGCTATTGAACTTTCAGAAAGATTACATAGAGTAGTTCCAAAAGGAATAGAAAAATTTCTTTTTGCTGATAATGGTTCATCAAGTATTGAAATGGCTTTGAAACTTAGTTTTCAATATCATCAGCAGACAGGTAATCCAGAAAAGAAAAAATTTATTTCACTTGCTAATGCTTATCATGGAGAAACAATTGGAGCTTTAGGTGTTGGAGATGTAGATTTATTTACAAGTTTGTACAAACCTCTTATAAAAGAGGGAATAAAAGCAAAGGGACCTGATTGTTTTTATTGTCCATACCAAAAAAACTTCGATTATTGTGAAGCAGAGTGTTTTGAAAATACGGAAAAAATAATAAAAGAAAACCATAAAGAAATAGCTTGTGTTATAATTGAACCTATGGTACAGGGTGCAGCAGGAATGAAAATTTATTCTTCTGTATATATCAAAAAATTAAGAGAAATAACTAAGAAATATAATATTCACCTTATAGCTGATGAGATAGCTGTTGGATTTGGAAGAACTGGGAAAATGTTTGCAATGGAGCATGCTGGAGTTTCTCCAGATATGATATGTATGGCTAAAGGTTTGTCAGCGGGGTATTATCCTATGTCAATAATAGGAATTACACAAAATATATATGAAGCTTTCTATTGTGATTATTTAGAAGGAAAATCTTTCCTTCATTCTCATACTTATTCAGGGAACCCATTAGGGTGCAGAATAGCAGTAGAAGTATTGAAAATATTTGAAGAAGAGAATGTCCTTGAGACAGTAAGAAAAAAGGGAGAATATCTGAGAAAGAAAGCCATAGAATTATTTAAAGATAATAAAAATATTGGAGAATATAGACAGTTAGGCTTTATAGGGGCAATGGAATTTGTAAAAGATAAAGATACAAAAGAACTTTTTGATTCTAAAGAAAGAGCAGGATATGAGATATATAAAATAGCTTTAAAAAAAGGAGCAATATTAAGACCTCTTGGAAATATTATATATTTTATGCCTCCATATACTATAACAGAAGAAGAAATAGATAAAATGCTTTTGATATGTAAGGAATCCATTGAAGAGTACTTAAAAAACAGGAATACTAATTAATTGAAAGAAACTGAATTTTTTTGAAATAAACCCAAATTGCAGGCTGAAACTAAGCAAGGAGGGTTTATTTTTATATTTAAATATCTATTAGAATTAAAATTACAAGTTGAAAAAAATGTTGTATAATATTTTTAGTAAGATACAGCAAATCTTAGGAGGATATTTATGGAAGAATTTACAGAAAAACATCATGCTTTTATAGCAGCCTCATTTTATAAAGAACTTGTAGAAAATTATGGAAAACAGGGTGAAAAAGCTTTTATAATGGCAGTCCAACGCTATGCTGAACAAAGGGGTTCACGAATGGCTCAAAGGGCAATAAGAGATAATAAAGAACTCACATTTGCTGTATACAGAGAATATGGAGAGTGGATCAGCAGTGAAACATTAAAAAATGAAGGAGCTGTCAATATAGTTGAAGAGGTAGCTTTTTCTCCAGATTATGAAATAAAAATTTTACAGTGTCCTTGGGCAGAACAATTTAAAAAAATGAATTTAACAAAAGCAGGAATTATCTATTGTACACATTTAGATAAAGCTATTGTCAGAGGATTTAATCCATACTTAGTTTTTGAGGTTCCTCAAAGTATATATGAACATGAGTATTGTATCCAAATTATGAGAGAAGCTAACTTCAAAAAGAACCAAGAAATTATAAAAAATAATGAAAATATAAAAAAATTTGATTATCATTGCGGACATTGTTATAAGACTTTCAAAGATATAACAATATCTATTTTTAAAATAAAAGGAGAAAAAATAGCTTTAAAAGTTTTAAAAGATTTTAGCAAAGAATATGGTAATGAAATGGCAGAAATATTAATTTCTTATTTAAAAGTGGATTTTAATTTAATTTGAAATATAAAAATAGAAAAGAGAGTTAAAAAATTTTTAGCTCTCTTTTTTACTTAAATTATGCAATTTTTTCTTTTAAATCTGGGATTTGATAATATTTTTTCCACTTGTGACGATATACAATAAAGATAATAACAGCTTCTATTATCCACTGCAGAGCTGTTATTTTCCAAAAGTAAGTTACAGAGCTCCTTCTTAAATAAATATAATAGTATACAAGAGGAAGCCGTATTACCCAGTTTGTAAATAAAACTATTTTAAATGGAGTCTTGCTGTCTCCAGTTCCTTTTAAAGCTCCTCCTAATACCATAGAAATAGCAATAGGTATCTGTTCTATTGAAGCAAGCATAAGGCAGGCTGTTCCAAGAGCTATAACTTCAGTTTCACTACTTTTAATAAAAAGAGAAATAAGTTTTTCAGGAAAAATAAGGAAGATTATAGAAAATAATCCCATAATTCCAGAAGCAAGATATATAGAATAATTTATATATGTCTTAGCTTTTGCATAATCTTTTTGACCTATACAATATCCAGTAAGAGAAGTACATGCTATAGCAAATCCCCAACCAGGCATAAAGGAGATACTTTCAATTGTAATAGCTATCTGATTGGAAGCAAAAGATAGACTTCCAAGTGTCATTATGACAGCTACATTTATTAATTTATTTATACTGAAAGCTCCTTCCTGCAATGATGAAGGAATAGTCAATTTTACCAATTCCTTAAAATATTCTTTATTAAATGGAGCCAATGGGCTTAGTTTAAATGGTATTTTTTTTAATTGACTCAAAGTAAATAAAAGTCCACATACATTTCCAGCAACAGTAGCAATGGCACCTCCTACAACACCTAATTCAGGAGCACCAAATTTACCAAATATAAGTAAATAATCAAGAGATAGGTTCACTACATTTACAATTATGGCTGTAAAAAGAGGAGTTTTAGTATTCTTACATCCTCTGAATATTCCATTGAATATATTTGTTGTCATATTGCACATTACAGCAAGAGAACATATTCTCATATATTTAGTTGCAAGAGATAGAATATCTTTTTCTGCTCCTACAATTGTCAATATTTTTTCTGGAAAACAGAAAAAAATTCCTCCCATTAAAAAAGCAAAGATAAGTCCTAATCTTAAAGCAATATCAGAAGTTAATCTTGCTTTTTCATAATTTTTTCCACCTATTGCTCTTGAGATTATTGAAGTAATAGAAATTGATAGTCCCATAGCAACAATTATATTTGTAAATGTGTACATTACTTCTGAACTAAGACCAACAGCAGAAACTCCTAATTGTCCACTGTGTTTTCCGACCATGATGGTATCCAATACCCATATCATCATATAAAGAATCATTTCCCCAACAGCTGGAAGAGCTAACTTCAAAATTTCCAGTATTATTTTTAACATATATTCTCCTCAATCATGAATTTTTTGCATTTGTTGTATACTTCATCATTGACTATAGCACTTATCATTATACCTTCCCCTTCATATTTTTCTTCTTGAATAATAGAATTTCTATGAAGAAAAGCACTCATGGAAGTATCACTGTAAGGTATGAGATAAGTACATTTTCTAGTAGTTTGTGGTAAAAGAGATACAGTCATTTGTAAAAATTCATCAATATTTTTATTTTCTTTAGCACTGATTTCTATCATTTGATATTTACTAAAATTTTCTTTTATAGCGGCAATCTGTTCTGGCGAGGCCATTTCAAATTTATTTAATGCAAGAAAAGATGGTTTATCTAAAGCATTTAATTCTCCCAATACTTTTTCTACAGCTAAAATTTGTTCAGGAGCAGTTTCACTTGATACATCAACAATATGTATTATTAAATCAGAAAAGCTTACTTCTTCAAGAGTGGATTTAAAAGCCTCTACTAAATCATGTGGGAGTTTTCTGACAAATCCTACTGTATCAGTAAGAGAGGCAACTCTTTTATCTGGAAGAACTATTGCTCTGGTAGTAATATCTAAAGTCGCAAAAAGCATATTTTCAGCAAAAACAGCTTCTTTTTTGGAAGTGTTATCTGCTGCATACATATCAACAAGAAGATTTCTAAGGGTAGATTTTCCGACATTTGTATATCCAACAAGAGATATTTTAGGTATACCAGATTCATCTCTTTTCTCCCTTTGAGTTATTCTTGTTTTTCTTATTTTTTCTAACTCCTGTTTTAAATCATAGATAGTTTCCCTTATTCTTCTTTTATCAATTTCCAGTTTTTTTTCTCCAGGTCCTTTTGTTCCTACTCCACCACCAGTTCTAGACATTGTAGATCCAAAACCAAGAAGCCTGCTGCTCCTATATTTTAATTGTGCAAGTTCTACTTGAATTTTTGCTTCTCTTGTTCTAGCTCTTGTAGCAAATATTTCAAGAATAAGTATAGTTCTGTCAATAACTTTACAGCTTGTAAGTTCCTCTAAATTTCTTACTTGCAGACCACTGAGTTCCTCATCAAAAATAATAAGATTAGCTTTTTTTAATTGTTTAAAAACAGCAAGTTCCTGTGCTTTTCCAGGTCCAATAAAATAACATGGATCTATTTTGGTTTTCTTTTGAAAGAATTTAGCTACTACTTTAACATTGCATGCTCTGGCTAATTCAGCTAGTTCATCAAGACTTTCGTTATCATCTAAACCTACAAGAATTGCATATTCATCATCATTTTCAATAACTTCTCTTTTTTTTAGGAAGTTTTCTATTTCATCAATTTTAGAAAGAAAGTCATAATTTACAATTTCTTCTACAGATAAAGGGCCAATAACTTCATGTGAAAGGTCATTTCCATCTACACTGCAAAATCCAATACTCATTCCTGTTATATAATCTTCATTTATTCCAATAGCAACTATACAGTCTAATTTTAATTTTGTAAGAGCAGATATATCTATGTTAGATAGATTTGAACTTCCGCTGGGGTGAGTATGGATAACTCTTGTTCCGCTCAATCTTTTTTCCTGTACATTTAAAAAAGGCAATTGTACACTGCTGCTGTCACCAATGGATATTTCTGTAACATTTCCTTTTCTGTCAATTGCAATATTAATTTCCCGGTTTATTCTGCTGCTTACTGAAGCTATAAGAGCAAGCATTTCTGGTTCTATTATCTTATTTTTTTCAACTGTTATATCATGAAGAGAATCTAATTCATTTAAAATAAAATCTTTAATGCCATCTGTATTTCCTTTTATCATAAAAATCACTCCGTTTTATCTCTGTATTTAGCAATATATTATATCATAATTTTATTAAAAGTAGAAATTACTCATTTATCTCTTAAAAAAATAAATTTTTATTTTATCAGGAACATACTTCAATGTATTGAAAATACAGGGTTATATAATTGCGATATGTTTCAAATATAAAAATTTTATCTTATTTTCGGAATAAAGGGTTGATTAAAAGATAAAATTATGGTATATATTCTAATAGGCATAAAAGCCAGATAAAGTATCAGAAAATTTAATGAGGTGGGAAAAATGAAAAAACTCGGGTTATTACCAAGACTTATAGTAGGTCTAATAGCAGGTATCATTGTAGGTAAAATAGGATTTATTCCATTACTGAGAGTTATGCTTACATTTAATGGATTATTTGGAAACTTTTTACAATTTGTAATTCCATTAATAATCTTAGGATTTGTAGCACCAGGTATTGGAGACTTAGGTAAAAAAGCTGGAAAACTGTTGGCAGTTACTACAGTTCTTGCATATGGTTCGACAATTGTGTCTGGATCATTAGCATTCTTTACAAATTCTATCTTACTTAGAAAAATACTTCCAGCAGGAGCTGCTTTAGCTGAAGGAAGTCATCCAGAAGCAGGGCTTTTAACTGGATATCTGACAGTTGATATGCCTCCGATTATGGGAGTTATGACAGCATTATTAATGGCATTTACACTTGGTATAGGAATAGCAGTGGTTGAAGGAACAACAATTAAAAACTTTATGAATGAAGTTCAGACAATTGTTGAAAAGATAATAACAAATATTATTATTCCATTCTTGCCTTTATATGTAGCAGGAATATTTGCTAATATGACCTATGCTGGAGAAATAGTAAAGATCATGTCTGTATTTGCAAAAGTATTTGGAATAATTATAATTCTTCACTTTGTTATTCTATTGGTTCAATATACAATAGCAGGAACTTTATCAGGTGCTAATCCAATATTGTTAATAAGAAAAATGCTTCCAGCATATTTTACAGCAATAGGAACACAATCATCAGCAGCAACTATTCCAGTTACTCTTAATCAAACAAAACAAAATGGAGTAAATGAAGGAATTGCAGATTTTACTATTCCTTTATGCGCAACTATTCATCTATCAGGAAGTACAATAACACTTGTAAGCTGCTCAATGGCAGTTATGATGTTGAATGGAATGCCAATCACATTCTCAGGAATGTTTGGATTCATACTTATGCTGGGAGTAACAATGGTAGCAGCACCAGGAGTGCCAGGTGGAGCAGTTATGGCGGCTTTGGGATTATTAGAAAGTATGTTGGGATTTGGTCCTGAGCTTACATCTTTAATGATAGCTTTATACCTGACTCAAGATAGTTTTGGAACTGCTTGCAATGTAACTGGAGATGGAGCAATTGCCATAATTGTTAATAGAATTGCAGGATTTAAACTGATTCCTCCAGTTAAACAAAAATAATAAAATACTAAAATGGCTATTAGTATTTTAAGGAATTATAACATTGAAATAAAATAGGTGTAAATTCTAGGGGCTGTTGCAAATTAGTGATTGATAAACTAATTTGTGCAGCCTCTCTTATTTTTCATAAAAAAATAGAAATCTATTTTATAGATTTCTGCTAATTTATATTTTTATATTTATTTTTAAGTATCAAAAAAAGAAGTAGATGATTTTTTATTTATCTAAGCTACTTTTAATGAGTGAAGTGTTGTTCCTAAGCGATTATTTATATTTCTGCTTAGATATCTGTTGAAGTTGTAAGCAATACAAAACAAACATATTTCTCTTAAAACACTTTTTTTACTTCGAACTTTTAATTTTCGCAATTTCATATCTTCTTTCAAAACTGCAAAAGCACCTTCTACTTGAATACTTCTGTTCATTCTTAATTGTTTTCCATAATTGCTTGATACATTCTCTTTTGATTTATTTGATAAAATTCTAAATCTTGCATTGTACTTAATTTTTTTGTTAGTTTCAGGATTCCAAAAATATTGAACTGTATTATTTTTATTAGAGTATAGAAATTCTAATTCTAATCCATCTTTTCTAAATAGCTTATTTTCAGAATGATTATATATTAAATTTTCTACTCTGTTTAAATCATTTTTAAACTTTCTGATTTTAGATTTTTCAAAATATATTGGTTTTATGTATGAAGTATAGCTCATTTTTTCCAAATATTCATAATTTAAAATACTTTCATATCCTGCATCAGCTACAATATTTTTAACTTCTAAATTTTGAGATGAAATTTTCTCTAAAAATGGAATCAAAGTTTTAGAATCAGAAGGGTTAGAAAAAATTTCATATGAAGAAATATATTCACTAATCACTCCTATTTGCAGATTATATCCAGGTTTTAATTGACCATTTCTCATATGGTCATCTTTCATTCTCATAAAAGTAGCATCTATATCAGTTTTTGAATAGCTATTTCTACCATTAAGATTTTTAAAATGATTAGAATATTTTTGATACTTTTCTATGTATTCTGCGCATAATTCTAAATATTTTTGTTCTTTAGATTTTCGCTTTCCTCTACCTTTGACTATTTGAAAATTCAAATTAGAAAGATACGAATATATTTCAAGGAAGTTGTCATATTGTAAGTTGAAATCATCATTAAAATTTGAAATTAGTTCAAGAATTTTTTCATCTAATCTATCTCTGTATTTCTCAATAGATTTTTTCCAAACAAATGAATATTTATTAGCATATGCTTCAATTTTAGTGCCATCAATATATATTGTTTCAGTGGAAATATTTTCCATTTCAAGAATTTTTTCAACGAATTGTTCAAATAGATCTGGAAGAATATCTTCAGTTTTTGCTAAAAATCTAGAAATAGTAGAGTGAACAGGAATTTTAGAATTTTGTAAAAAAAACCTGAATTTAATATTTTCACGGCAAGCCATTTCTATATCTCTAGTAGAAGTTAAATTGCGCGAATAGGCATAAACAATGATAGAAAACATTCTGATAGGATGTACCTTTGTTTTGTAAGAAAATACTTGCATTAAACTACTAAAATCTAATCCCTCCAATATTGAGCTAAGTTTTCTTACAGGATCATTATCAGAAATTTCATATTGTAAAAAGTTAAAAAGTTTGGGTTGATTTAATTGAAAAAAAATGTTATTATTAGTTAGTTTTTGCATAGGTATATTATATTAGAAATTTGAAAAAATTTTTAGTATTTTATACCTTTTTTTATTTTAAAAGAAAAAGCTGACAGGAAGAAAACTTCAAGTCAGCTTTTTGGGTAATTGGGCTATTTTGAATTTGCAACAGCCTCTTTTTATATTATATTAAATCTCAAGATGAAAACATTTTACTTTTTATAAAATTTTATATTTATCAAAAAATAGGTAAATGTGTTATAATAGTATATAAGGGAAAAATTAGTTTTAAGAATAGGAGGTTAAAAAATGAATGATATCATATTGACAGTGGAAAATTTTGGACTAACTATAAAAAACAGAAAAGTTCTGGAAAGTGTTTCTTTCGATATTGAAAGAGGGGATTATCTTGCTATTGGTGGAGTTCCAGGTTCTGGTAAAAGTAGTCTGGTAAAAGGACTGTTAGGTTTGATTAATACTGGAATAACGGGGAATATATCTTATCATAAT
This genomic window contains:
- a CDS encoding GTP-binding protein, giving the protein MIKGNTDGIKDFILNELDSLHDITVEKNKIIEPEMLALIASVSSRINREINIAIDRKGNVTEISIGDSSSVQLPFLNVQEKRLSGTRVIHTHPSGSSNLSNIDISALTKLKLDCIVAIGINEDYITGMSIGFCSVDGNDLSHEVIGPLSVEEIVNYDFLSKIDEIENFLKKREVIENDDEYAILVGLDDNESLDELAELARACNVKVVAKFFQKKTKIDPCYFIGPGKAQELAVFKQLKKANLIIFDEELSGLQVRNLEELTSCKVIDRTILILEIFATRARTREAKIQVELAQLKYRSSRLLGFGSTMSRTGGGVGTKGPGEKKLEIDKRRIRETIYDLKQELEKIRKTRITQREKRDESGIPKISLVGYTNVGKSTLRNLLVDMYAADNTSKKEAVFAENMLFATLDITTRAIVLPDKRVASLTDTVGFVRKLPHDLVEAFKSTLEEVSFSDLIIHIVDVSSETAPEQILAVEKVLGELNALDKPSFLALNKFEMASPEQIAAIKENFSKYQMIEISAKENKNIDEFLQMTVSLLPQTTRKCTYLIPYSDTSMSAFLHRNSIIQEEKYEGEGIMISAIVNDEVYNKCKKFMIEENIC
- the bioD gene encoding ATP-dependent dethiobiotin synthetase BioD, coding for MSLNKGYFIIGTDTGIGKTYVSTLLYQGVKKINGGYYKPVQSGAFEMLGKLVSPDVEFLCEYNKIPYDVDMTTYLLRAEVSPHLAAEIDKTEVKPEKIKKHWEKLTKKYDTLIVEGAGGLFVPIIRGKYYMYDLVKMLDIPVIVVTGNRVGSINHTMLTVNALQNMGIKIQGFIFNSIERSYDRTGYEKDNRNVIMQMSGIENHLLLKYGQDAIDKIDLLKFLEGDAK
- a CDS encoding biotin synthase BioB — encoded protein: MKNFIKNIKEQILKGKGITFEEAEKLISISNEDKATLDELFSAANEIREKFCGKRFDLCTIINAKSGKCSENCKYCAQSSHFRTDVDVYPLVTAEYALNEAKKVEEEGAHRFSLVTSGRGLKITSDELLELEIIYKILREKTDLMLCASHGICNKETLLKLKEAGVTTYHHNLESSREFYPNICSTHTFEDRVNTINAAKEAGLNVCSGGILGLGETPIDRVKMAFELKHLGVYSVPINILTPIPGTPLEDMPGVEPMELVKTMAVYRFILPKVYLRYAGGRVKLGELQKLGIKAGINAALTGNFLTTTGNTIESDKKMIKGEGYEFE
- a CDS encoding putative efflux transporter, yielding MLKIILEILKLALPAVGEMILYMMIWVLDTIMVGKHSGQLGVSAVGLSSEVMYTFTNIIVAMGLSISITSIISRAIGGKNYEKARLTSDIALRLGLIFAFLMGGIFFCFPEKILTIVGAEKDILSLATKYMRICSLAVMCNMTTNIFNGIFRGCKNTKTPLFTAIIVNVVNLSLDYLLIFGKFGAPELGVVGGAIATVAGNVCGLLFTLSQLKKIPFKLSPLAPFNKEYFKELVKLTIPSSLQEGAFSINKLINVAVIMTLGSLSFASNQIAITIESISFMPGWGFAIACTSLTGYCIGQKDYAKAKTYINYSIYLASGIMGLFSIIFLIFPEKLISLFIKSSETEVIALGTACLMLASIEQIPIAISMVLGGALKGTGDSKTPFKIVLFTNWVIRLPLVYYYIYLRRSSVTYFWKITALQWIIEAVIIFIVYRHKWKKYYQIPDLKEKIA
- a CDS encoding putative transposase produces the protein MQKLTNNNIFFQLNQPKLFNFLQYEISDNDPVRKLSSILEGLDFSSLMQVFSYKTKVHPIRMFSIIVYAYSRNLTSTRDIEMACRENIKFRFFLQNSKIPVHSTISRFLAKTEDILPDLFEQFVEKILEMENISTETIYIDGTKIEAYANKYSFVWKKSIEKYRDRLDEKILELISNFNDDFNLQYDNFLEIYSYLSNLNFQIVKGRGKRKSKEQKYLELCAEYIEKYQKYSNHFKNLNGRNSYSKTDIDATFMRMKDDHMRNGQLKPGYNLQIGVISEYISSYEIFSNPSDSKTLIPFLEKISSQNLEVKNIVADAGYESILNYEYLEKMSYTSYIKPIYFEKSKIRKFKNDLNRVENLIYNHSENKLFRKDGLELEFLYSNKNNTVQYFWNPETNKKIKYNARFRILSNKSKENVSSNYGKQLRMNRSIQVEGAFAVLKEDMKLRKLKVRSKKSVLREICLFCIAYNFNRYLSRNINNRLGTTLHSLKVA
- the bioA gene encoding adenosylmethionine--8-amino-7-oxononanoate aminotransferase BioA, which encodes MNKLSELQEKDLKYIFHPCSQMKDYEELPPMVITKAEGIYLEDEFGNRYMDCVSSWWVNLFGHCNQRINKVITEQINKLEHVIFVNFSHEAAIELSERLHRVVPKGIEKFLFADNGSSSIEMALKLSFQYHQQTGNPEKKKFISLANAYHGETIGALGVGDVDLFTSLYKPLIKEGIKAKGPDCFYCPYQKNFDYCEAECFENTEKIIKENHKEIACVIIEPMVQGAAGMKIYSSVYIKKLREITKKYNIHLIADEIAVGFGRTGKMFAMEHAGVSPDMICMAKGLSAGYYPMSIIGITQNIYEAFYCDYLEGKSFLHSHTYSGNPLGCRIAVEVLKIFEEENVLETVRKKGEYLRKKAIELFKDNKNIGEYRQLGFIGAMEFVKDKDTKELFDSKERAGYEIYKIALKKGAILRPLGNIIYFMPPYTITEEEIDKMLLICKESIEEYLKNRNTN
- a CDS encoding sodium:proton antiporter, encoding MKKLGLLPRLIVGLIAGIIVGKIGFIPLLRVMLTFNGLFGNFLQFVIPLIILGFVAPGIGDLGKKAGKLLAVTTVLAYGSTIVSGSLAFFTNSILLRKILPAGAALAEGSHPEAGLLTGYLTVDMPPIMGVMTALLMAFTLGIGIAVVEGTTIKNFMNEVQTIVEKIITNIIIPFLPLYVAGIFANMTYAGEIVKIMSVFAKVFGIIIILHFVILLVQYTIAGTLSGANPILLIRKMLPAYFTAIGTQSSAATIPVTLNQTKQNGVNEGIADFTIPLCATIHLSGSTITLVSCSMAVMMLNGMPITFSGMFGFILMLGVTMVAAPGVPGGAVMAALGLLESMLGFGPELTSLMIALYLTQDSFGTACNVTGDGAIAIIVNRIAGFKLIPPVKQK